The genomic interval GTCTGTTGTAAACTAATTTCACCACAGGCTGTAaaagaatatgaatataaaGGAAATATTAGTACAATGTATTTTTTCAACACAACTGCATCACAGTTAAGTTAAATTTTGGAGGTGTTCTATTACCAATTGATGTTATGTAGGTATAATTTCACTTTCATGCAGGCCTCGAGTCAAATTGCCATAAGTTGTTCCACACAAGTGCTTTTTAGCTCACTAGCCCAACTTTTCCAGTGTAAAAAAATACAGTTTAAGGCCCCTGTCACATCCTTCTGTGTAAGCTACATGGGCGAGTTGTATGCAGGGATTTTCTAACACTCAACATGATTTCTGAGGGCATACAAAGATTTCTGCAAattttacacatacatgtacagtggtgctaaatTTTGTGAACCCCACaagaaaatgcactccttcatgctgagtgttgaacaTAAACAACAATGCTACAATGTCcggcaagcccagagaaacaaactataTTGACTGTAATATTATATCCCCTGGGCTggcttcacaattaaatatctaaaatatgGCAGAATATGAACacttttaaatatgttcatttcctGATggagttcactaactttttagcaccattGTATGTTGACAATATCAACACTGTTCCTTGCGGATAATTCACCCGCATTATGTACATGGAATGTCCTCAGATAACACTTATTTTAAACATAGCCAGATATCCGCAAGGTTTCTGCGTACTTCAAGCAGATTAACTGTGTGTGACTTGTGACTGCTATATGTCTTCTACTGGTATTTTGCATGGACCCTTCAGGTAACCATGTTTAACTCAACTGGAACAACTTTTAAGCATGTTTGAATCTTTTCTATGGGTAAATTGGACTTACATCATACTGTTAGCAGTTAATGGCAACCTGTAACAATTCAGGCAACAcacaaggcttgcacggaacaaTGTACATTTGTGATTACATAAAACTAATCAATTATTCTTAAGGGAAGAGTGGAAAGATAAACAAAGGAACCACTTAACAGTTCATTTTAATTGTGGACTGATTAACGGCCAAACCCACCTTTTGAATCATACAAGcttaatgctaaaaatttcatcagaatcagatgtaataaaaatgacattttaaagttttgcttaatttcacaagacAGTTACATATGCaaatcctggttggtatgcaaatggaggGACCAATGGTGTATGGAATCACGATTATTATCACAGCTTGTGGTCCAATCAAGAGGTTCCTGTCATATCTATAAAGTATGAAGTACTTGTATAATTacaacaataaagaaaaatagtgaTTGACAACTCTCTGAGTTGTGAAACACagtgtataactgttttgttacaAATACAATGAAGCAAAATTTTACAattaaactttcttatttttaaatccaattttgatgaaattttcagcattatgctcatTTGATAATCCTCagataattcaaatcaacttttttttttttttggggggggacttTAAATATAAAACAATCACATATGAACATAGTCATACACTGTAATAATATTACCTTTGCAGAGTTTGAAATGAGCATCTGTGCCTCACGTTGTGATGTTATGACAGGGATACGACAGACAGGGTAGAACTCATCTTTCTTGTTGAGGAGGACCTTATTACACTGTTCAACAATGCTTTGTACAAGATAATACTTGGCCTCTGCCATTAGTTCTTCTATCTCCTGTACAGATTCTGGCAATGGGATGTGACCATCTCGTAGATAGTTGAGTATGATCCCAAAATGCTTCCCACTTCGGTCTATCAGGATCCAACCTGTGTACATGAAATGATGGTACAGAGTTACCGATGAGAAGATAAGAATGCTAGAAgttttaatgagctgtgaactGAGTTACATACACTGTGTGTACGGTTCACAATCTAATTTTTCTAATGAGGGGCAGTAGTACTTGTATTAGCAATAGTTTTCAAGGATTTACAAGAGGAAGATTCAATATTTATCCTCCAACTTCTTCTACACatcctttttctcttcttcaACCATGTTCTCTTCCTTAACTCTCCTCAGTCTgtatcctccccccccccccggcttttGTTCCTCCTCTTCTTCGTCTCATTGCTGAATGCTGTGTATTAATAATTCTAATTGAAATTAAAAGCATTTTGTCATGTCTGTGGCAATTGTTGCTGCAGAGTACAAGTGCAGACATGTGACCTTGCAGATCCATTCTTCAATCAATTATTTGCCACCCACTCACTGCTCTAACGACCCATACGGTAGCTCTATTTTTAATGATGGCTGATGCTATACTACTAGCCTAGGGGCCTATactaattactattatattgcTAATATAAGTATAAACTCACCTTCTGAATCTGTCAAAACCTCCATTCTGCCACTAAACATTGCCCGTAGCATGTTATCCTGCTTTGTCAAGGTATCGATCGTTGTGTAAAACAACGCTCCTCCAACGTTTAATTTCACATACTTGCTTGGTGCGCCTCTGATTTTCACTGCAGCAGTGCAAGTTGATGTGGTCGGGACGGAGGGTGGTGGAGCGATGGCTACCGCATTCGCCGGGGAGCACGCCCCCGGGACGAGACGCGGAGCATTCGCTACCACCCCGCTGGTTGCAGCAACTACATTATTAGTTGAGCCCGATGCCCCAGCGTCGGCGGACATCACGTGTGATTTTGGAATGTTGAAAATTGTCTTTTTCGTTGATATGGAACGATCTAAAGTGCACACTGGACATCTATAAATGTTGAATTTTCATTTCGTATCCGTCAAACCACGAGAATATAAAGTTATACTGAAATATCGTACTTTTTATTCAGCTTGTCACTCCATCTTCCGGTTTCTCCATTACCACACATACGATAAACTCGTATTTACTAGTGACGTCATGAATCGCACACACACCCTTGATTCTGTTCCCTTCTCGCATATTGAAAAATGCATTGTGAAGCCGTGTGTATGTAATAAAAAGGAGTACAGTCTAATAAGTTTGGCAATGAATGAAAAGGATGTATTCGTGCAATCCTCAAAAATTAGTCATTAAGTAAACAAGAAAAATCAGGATATTTTGTTGATGATAAGGTTGGGCGTCTCCCATGTCAGATCTTTCTTAAAATAGACCATGaatgatttatataaaaatgGATGTTGGGAAATAACAATTAATGCATATAATCCATAATCATCAGTATTAAACCCGCGACCAGTAAAACTAGACGCCCCTTTTTAATTTGGCCCTATAGTTTGGCACCGACAGTTTTGTtagttttaaaaatgattttattgagaaatcacagaaaatatGTGACATGAATTAGGAGCAGGGAATGATAACTGAGAAGGGGAAAAGGTACCTTTTCCCCTAGCTAGATATGATCCGCCGGTGATTTTCGACTTTACGATAGGCGACTGAGGAGCATGCAAAGTGGTCccgacaagcaaaaaaggaacaaaagaaaaagggtaGGCCTAATCATTCCAAAATGAAGGGCATATCGTCTCCAGAAAACTTTGGcaagcaaaaaatgaaaaaaggggggttgcaccaaatatattttagcTGGTGTGCCATTGTCTCCAACTTTAATTGGGTGAGCCCGCTCCTTGATAAAATGGATGTGGGGACAAGATGAATGGAAATCtgacaaaatgtgaaaaaatagaaattatggACAAAGGGAAAGACTCAAGGGAAGGAGAGAAGAAAACTAGGAGAGAGAGTAAAAATATAGGTTAAGAGGAAAAGGAGAACACTATGAGTAACAGAATGACCTCCCAGCCACctccccaaacaaaaaatatataaccagGATaataaagggagaaaaaaatgagaaaatatgaggaaaggggagaaataagataatttttaatggtatgtcaaaatctatcagaaaattagattttttggttaaaaattAAGGTACAAAACATGCCTTAAATGTCATGTCtggcccctcaaaatgtttggctcattacgctcaCTGGAATGATGAAAGAGAAACTTCAGAAATGCAGACAAGTTGAAATAAATGCACCAGAACGTTTTCATTTCCCTGTGATTCATTGCTCAAGGCCATGCATCACCCGCTTCTCCTTAATTCTCCTACacactctctttctcctttcatctattttattttccaagtgcGGTCATATCTACActatttaaatactttaaaacattttttttttgtttatttggtaATTATTGCCCTATTAATTCgtgttttttttaaccaaacaCAAGCGTAACTCATACAAAGTTGGCAGGGTACAGCAAGCCTGCATATGTCGTTTTAAGCCAAGACAAGCCCGTCCTGATTTAAGCATTCTTTGTTGCACAAAAGTCCAAACCAATCAATAGGCCTCTGGAAAAAATAACTTCATAGAGGACCGATCAAATCCAGAAACAAacctatttgtttttaattttgaaacaaattgttAGCATTTCAACACACATTAACAAGTGTATGTACTTTCTTTACAAGCAAAACCTATcctttatatacattttaattgaaaattgtATGTGCATCAAATAGAGACTTGCCaatcccctctccctctcttctccTCCAGGCaaacttttatgatttatttttcctCATCTCCCcattctctccctctccccctcttgcttttctctctctctcttgcttttctatctctctctattgcttttctctttctctctctcctgcTTTTCTCTGCCCCTCTCTCTCAAACTGATTTTACTTTATCCATTGGATGACTCACAAGAATTACTAATCTGCAATTTTAAAATTACAGCTGTAGACCAGTACAATACTCTCTCTGAACACTCAGAAATTAATACAACTAGTGCATTAACTACAATTTATTGAGTTTATAATACATCTTCAAATTAATCAATCTATTGGCATTTTATGCACGTACACGACTTGTGTAACATGAAGGTATATGGCTTGTAGAATAAAACCTTGACATATTATACTTTAAAATCAATTGTTTATTTAGCCAAACACAAAACCCATGTATTATCATTCAAGTGGCGGGAATGTGTTAAGAAATGAATACAACACATCACAGAGTTAGTGAACATGATAACAATAGTGATATGTACTACTATACACCATCTCAAAATAAAGTTAATCCATAAACtgattgaatcattgaagcaatAATAAGATCTCAACACCATTTAAGTCAGATAAACGAGGGGCGACTGAAATGTTTCTTGGCTGTCTATGTGAAaggtgagagggggggggtaccAAACTGTTAACAGAATCAAAGGGATACCTTAAGACACAAGgagaaaatattgaaacaaaattgtcaacTGTATTTCAGGTGTGATTGTCACTGATTCATGGAAACTACTTTTACTTGATTTGCCCTTTAAATCTCAGCTGATAGTAAGAATATCCCCAGAGGATAAAATGGAACTGAAGCTAAGTTGAACCCATTTAGAAGAAATTTATGTCTTATGAAAGTGCTTAAATTTGCCTTTTCTAAAATCTCAAGCTAGAGGCAAGTGCAGAAATCATGTTGCCTTCCACCTATTGAAACTGTGTATGCATTAATGTATTTGTTCCGGTAATTTCATAGATGAAGAGTTGCTTCAAGAAAGACTACAACAGTTATTGGTGTGATCAGCAATATCATGGAGTTTCCTGCAACACATTTAAATGCAAAGACATAAATTTGGGTTAAAGGGGGTACTCTAGGCTAAaatataatatgatttgatataaaagtaaaattagaaaaaatactaaaaattttATCAAACTCAGGCAATAACAAAATcctgacattttaaagtttcccatTATTTTGTTGCTTCAGTGAAACAACTGTAtgcatcttcatgaatatgcagtgagcaaactgatgacatatccccacttattcttttgtatttaatcaTATGAAGGTGTATTTTGCCCTCACAGAATGAAACAAATTGGACAACTGGTTTAAATGTGTAAGATGATCACTGCCCAACATTTTGTTACAATgagacatatcatacacacatgtctgaaaatatgaatttaactAGAGATGCTTCGCGGGTCGCGTggccgagcacatgtatcccaagaacccaccgcgtcatccgtcattgcgatatatagagctcacgcagaaatttgacaataaatacaattgtcatggcgacaatgaccctgcccacattttgcctgtgggtacctaatttgatgacaataatatgacaTAGCAGCGTGACTCTGCAGAACCTAAAGTATTGTCCAGTATCACCTGTTGGAGAATACAATTATAGAATAATTTGGATATTTTTATGAACCTAACCCTAAGACCCCCCATCaaaaatttgaagatgatcggagaagaaatgcagctggtagagcgctcacaaagacatctctgctatttcctcaaaaactcttgttaccatggcaacgaagtctccgcccacaccaaaatcaatccgaggctttgctttaccataatggaccttcatgccacatttgaagatgatcagagaagaaatgcagctggcagagcgctcacaaggacatctctgctatttccacaaataatagttaccatggcaactaagTCTCTGCCCACACTAAAATCAATAGGCTGCTATGCTTTtttaatggaccttcatgccacatttgaagatgatcggagaagtaatgcagctggtagagcgctcacaaggacatctctgctatttccacaaaaactcttgttaccatggcaacgatgtctccgcccacaccaaaatcaataggtgGCTTTGCTTAACCagaatggaccttcatgccacatttgaagatgatcggagaagaaatgcagctagTAGAGCGCTCTCAAGGACATCtatgctatttccacaaaaactcttgttaccatggcaacgatatctccgcccacaccaaaatcgataggcttcttcgctataccatactcaaccttcatgccaaatttgaagatgatcgaagaaatgcagctgatagagcgctcacaagaaAATCTCTGCGGCGTACGCGGCGGcgaggccaaatccatagtatcctccgaaCTCCGTTCAGGGgatacaattatgatttcatgtaataatacaaaaatggggacatgacatcataagcccacctacatgtatatttgtgacagcgtgcatataactgtttttgcaaaatattgctaaactttttctttattactaaattttgatgaaatttttattatttttgttcagtgaaatttactcttatttatctatatataatGATTTTTCTTACTTCAGCCAGTGGTACCCCtttcataaaatcatagaaAGCACTCACAAAGCAGTCTAAATGAATATGATGTGAAAAGGCTTTACACTGTTATACCAATACCATTCAGTCCAACACATGACCTACATGTTCTAAGGAAACATTAGTGACAAATAATTTGCTTATTCCCATATCTGACCTTATTTTTCACCTCCCTTCTCACGTGTTGGTTCACTTTGTGTACAAATTCAATGAGAGGAAAGATGTCACTAGCAATAACTTAATAAATGGCAATGAATGGATTGTTGACAAATTCCATGGTGATGCCAAATTTCTCCCTAATTATGAACAATGCTTGATTTTTCATACAAAACCTGTATTTTTACCACAACTTCTACATATATATTTGTACATAAGTAATCCTTCCAATGGTTGCAAATTGTGAAATATGTTCATATATTATCCTTTAGTTTTTCATATCGTGTGTATTTCTTTATCCTGAAGGATGAACAACGTgtttccttggttttgattggaaAAGAAGCGCAGCTGTCCGTtcgttactatggtaacttgTCAGCCCACGATCGTTACGATACCAATTTCATATCCTCTAAACTCTGATCAATTTTCATCACCACATAAATCTTTCTTGATAGAGAAATAgtcagttaaaatgaagtctcTTTGACACATTCCTACTCTATTGAACGAGAGCTCTATCCTGATGTCATGTCGgtttgaagaaaaattgaaaaaaacattgatggtTTGGCACAACTCTTTCAAAGAgcatattttgaaattaaaggttcattttgtgtgtgtgatgtCATATGAGAGTAGCACCCCAATACATCATTTGATTAAATATTTAGAAATCTACATTTCTTTCAGAAAAATCGAAAGTGAGTTCACCCATGTATTCAATATATTACTAGACACATACATGATTCTAAgagagaaatattttcattatgaatacataaaaaattggGAATGTATTGAAGTCATACAACATGTCACATAGGGTTCTGCTCATATGAGATCTCACTAGAATTAACTCTCTTattatttgatagattttcatcAAGCATTCAATAAtacatttattgtacttttctGATTGAAATAAACCGATGTCAGGGGTAAACTTTTCCTACAATGAAGCTttcaaacataaatatatgagcCATTTAAGCTTGATGGAGGATTGAAGGAGGATAGAAGCAACAGATGTTTGCACATTACCATACTCACAATTTACGTTGGTTCACCCCCTTTTTCTAATAACAAGTTTTGCATAAGTGCTTAAATAGTTTGCTGTCATTTGGGATTAAAAAGTACAAACTGACATAGCCGCACATGTTACAGTATGTGCATGATGAATCTACAAGTGAACAAATTTTCACTTTACAGTCATTTTACCCTTAGACTTACACTCACAGATCACTACAGATGTGAAACTTGGCCCATCAATTGTAATCTTACCATTAGACTTTAATACATTCACAGATCCCTACTGATGTTAAACTTGGCCTTTCCATTGCAATAGACTTACAATCACAGATCACTATGGATGTGAAACTTGGCCCATCCATTGCAATAGACTTACAATCACATATCACTACGGATTTGAAACTTGGCCCATCCA from Lytechinus pictus isolate F3 Inbred chromosome 2, Lp3.0, whole genome shotgun sequence carries:
- the LOC129255054 gene encoding BTB/POZ domain-containing adapter for CUL3-mediated RhoA degradation protein 3-like, which encodes MSADAGASGSTNNVVAATSGVVANAPRLVPGACSPANAVAIAPPPSVPTTSTCTAAVKIRGAPSKYVKLNVGGALFYTTIDTLTKQDNMLRAMFSGRMEVLTDSEGWILIDRSGKHFGIILNYLRDGHIPLPESVQEIEELMAEAKYYLVQSIVEQCNKVLLNKKDEFYPVCRIPVITSQREAQMLISNSAKPVVKLVYNRQNNKYSYTSNSDDNILKNIEMFDKLSVRFNGRVTFVKDVFVNEEICCWSFFGHSRKVAEISCTSIVYTSEKKQTKVEFPEARILEETLNVLLYERHTESESDPAILRQIGSLVAVGTSSCSDEDEDHPRDIRLRKT